One window of Methanothermobacter tenebrarum genomic DNA carries:
- the thiI gene encoding tRNA uracil 4-sulfurtransferase ThiI, which translates to MDYDLILGRYGEIALKSPRVRRKFESQLIHNIKSAFKTEAHIREGRIFIHPADFKEALDKLTKIFGIISFSPVIAMKTDKKVISTKLREYVEKLNSEGLFDEKKSFAIRCKRTGAHNFTSQELAAYAGSIVQDKIGAPVDLTKPDIEIFLEVRGGKTYLFHEIIPGPGGLPIGTSGKVVSLLSGGIDSAVATYLIMKRGCKILALHFDTHPYTSKKTRIKIKKLADKLKEYSPGVEFELLTIEYGEYLDYCISKAPRNLTCILCKFGMYHIAEKIANEKKALAIVDGNSIGQVASQTLHNILATRYSVKIPILSPLIGFDKIEIENLAKRIGTYKISTSPNGACTAAPPHPATKISPQKLLKIKQSLDLDPKLEKIMETKTKY; encoded by the coding sequence ATGGACTATGACCTCATACTTGGACGTTACGGGGAAATAGCCCTTAAAAGTCCGCGGGTTAGGAGAAAATTTGAATCACAACTCATCCATAACATAAAAAGCGCATTTAAAACAGAAGCCCACATAAGAGAGGGTAGAATATTCATCCACCCAGCAGATTTCAAAGAAGCCCTAGACAAACTAACCAAAATCTTCGGGATAATATCATTCTCCCCAGTAATCGCTATGAAAACAGACAAAAAAGTGATCTCAACCAAACTCAGAGAATACGTGGAAAAACTAAACTCAGAGGGCCTATTTGATGAAAAAAAATCCTTCGCAATAAGATGTAAAAGGACCGGAGCCCACAACTTCACAAGCCAAGAACTCGCAGCATACGCAGGTTCAATAGTCCAAGATAAGATAGGGGCCCCAGTAGACCTCACAAAACCAGACATAGAAATATTCCTAGAGGTCAGGGGCGGGAAAACATACCTCTTCCATGAAATCATACCAGGCCCCGGGGGTCTTCCAATCGGCACAAGTGGAAAAGTAGTATCACTACTCTCAGGTGGTATAGATTCTGCCGTTGCAACCTATCTCATAATGAAAAGAGGATGTAAGATACTAGCACTACACTTTGACACACACCCATACACAAGCAAAAAAACTAGGATAAAAATCAAAAAGCTAGCAGATAAACTAAAAGAATACTCCCCAGGTGTGGAATTTGAACTATTAACAATAGAATATGGTGAATACCTCGACTATTGCATATCAAAGGCTCCAAGAAACCTCACCTGCATACTATGCAAATTCGGAATGTATCATATCGCAGAGAAAATAGCCAATGAAAAAAAAGCCCTAGCTATTGTAGATGGTAACAGCATCGGACAAGTAGCATCCCAAACCCTCCATAATATCCTCGCAACACGCTACAGTGTAAAAATCCCCATTCTAAGCCCCCTAATAGGCTTCGACAAGATAGAAATAGAAAACCTTGCAAAAAGAATAGGAACCTACAAAATCTCCACATCCCCAAATGGGGCATGTACCGCAGCCCCACCACATCCAGCGACGAAAATAAGCCCACAAAAACTATTAAAGATAAAGCAGAGCCTAGACTTAGATCCAAAATTAGAAAAGATCATGGAAACAAAAACAAAATACTAA
- the fbp gene encoding fructose-1,6-bisphosphate aldolase/phosphatase produces MKTTISVIKADVGSLAGHVLAHEALKKKCDDILSEAKDTGILEDYYITNCGDDIDLIMTHHRGEEDEEVHETAWNAFKEATNLAREMKLYGAGQDLLSDTFSGNIKGMGPGCAEMEFKERPSDPVIIFCCDKTEPGAFNLPLFRIFADPFNTAGLVIDPSLHNGYKFEIFDVIEHKKVIMSCPEEMYDLLALLGAIGRYVIKKIYRKDDDEIAASVSTERLNIMAGKYIGKDDPVAIVRSQSGFPAAGEVLEPFSLPHLVGGWMRGSHNGPLMPVPQKDATPVRFDGPPRVIGLGFQVANCKLIGPIDLFDDPSFDRSRVLASEIAEYMRRHGPFEPHRLPSDEMEYTTLPEILKKLKGRFEDIE; encoded by the coding sequence ATGAAAACAACAATTAGTGTGATTAAAGCTGACGTCGGGAGCTTAGCAGGTCACGTGCTCGCTCACGAGGCCCTAAAAAAGAAATGCGATGATATACTCTCGGAGGCCAAGGATACAGGGATCCTAGAAGACTATTATATAACCAATTGTGGAGATGACATCGACCTTATAATGACACACCACAGAGGCGAAGAAGACGAAGAAGTGCACGAAACAGCATGGAACGCCTTTAAAGAAGCAACAAACCTTGCAAGGGAAATGAAACTATACGGTGCAGGCCAAGACCTGCTCTCAGACACGTTCTCAGGTAACATAAAGGGTATGGGTCCCGGTTGTGCTGAGATGGAGTTCAAAGAAAGACCAAGCGACCCAGTTATCATATTCTGCTGCGACAAGACAGAACCAGGAGCCTTCAACCTCCCACTCTTCAGAATATTCGCAGACCCATTCAACACAGCAGGACTCGTAATAGACCCCAGCCTACATAACGGCTACAAATTCGAAATCTTCGACGTCATAGAGCACAAGAAAGTCATAATGTCATGTCCAGAGGAAATGTATGACTTACTAGCCCTCCTAGGTGCTATCGGCCGCTATGTGATCAAAAAAATATATAGGAAAGACGATGACGAAATAGCCGCCTCTGTAAGCACAGAAAGACTAAATATCATGGCCGGGAAATATATCGGAAAGGACGACCCAGTAGCTATAGTAAGATCCCAATCAGGCTTCCCAGCAGCTGGGGAAGTGCTAGAACCGTTCTCACTCCCACACCTCGTAGGTGGGTGGATGAGAGGTTCGCACAACGGCCCACTAATGCCGGTACCCCAAAAGGATGCTACACCAGTCCGATTCGACGGTCCACCCAGGGTCATCGGCCTAGGCTTCCAAGTTGCTAACTGCAAATTAATCGGACCAATAGATCTCTTTGACGATCCATCCTTCGACCGTTCAAGGGTACTAGCATCTGAAATAGCAGAATACATGCGA
- a CDS encoding methanogenesis marker 16 metalloprotein, whose protein sequence is MGKTIKGIKEKIEKGEAQIFTVQQIKEMLRNQERISIDDVDIVTTATCGIMSGTAAIMHFKVAEPGKFKKAKKVYLNGVPATPGPCPNENLGLVDIILYGTSTSIENPDYGGGFLLNDILKRKEIEVIIESTDSKTIKTSLTLDKIKTARIIGTRMAYKNYMAFINPSDEPIPSIFNPIPMEGPYKGLSFSGCGELNPLQNDPTMETIKIGSPILLNGAPGMIIGEGTRSTPEKPNLMIAADLHHMNPYYIGGFRTAAGPEIFNTIAIPIPILNKKILANTLITNDNIPLPIADIRDRRIINKTNYKIAWMGDERPSYHPQRCANCEKCLVAERCPTLAFKNTLDLEKCFGCGMCANSCPNNVFEMRTGKVTLQTNNKSIKVPVVCRQSDIKRAKKLAEELKYRIESGEFPIR, encoded by the coding sequence TTGGGAAAAACAATCAAAGGTATAAAAGAGAAAATAGAAAAAGGAGAAGCCCAAATATTCACAGTCCAACAAATAAAGGAAATGCTCCGCAACCAAGAAAGAATATCCATCGACGACGTGGACATCGTAACCACAGCCACCTGCGGGATAATGTCAGGCACCGCCGCCATCATGCACTTTAAAGTCGCAGAACCCGGAAAATTCAAAAAAGCAAAAAAAGTCTACCTAAACGGTGTCCCAGCAACCCCAGGACCATGCCCAAACGAAAACCTAGGCCTAGTCGACATCATATTATATGGGACATCAACAAGCATAGAAAACCCAGACTACGGAGGAGGATTCCTACTAAACGACATCTTAAAAAGAAAAGAAATAGAAGTCATCATAGAATCAACAGACTCAAAAACCATCAAAACCAGCTTAACCCTAGACAAGATCAAAACCGCTAGGATAATCGGCACAAGAATGGCATACAAAAATTATATGGCATTTATAAACCCAAGTGACGAGCCAATACCATCCATATTCAATCCAATACCAATGGAAGGACCATACAAAGGCCTCTCATTTTCAGGATGCGGTGAACTCAACCCCCTCCAAAACGACCCCACGATGGAAACAATAAAAATCGGCTCCCCAATACTATTAAACGGCGCCCCCGGGATGATCATAGGAGAAGGTACAAGGAGCACACCAGAAAAACCCAACCTCATGATAGCCGCCGACCTCCATCACATGAACCCCTACTACATCGGAGGTTTCAGAACAGCCGCCGGCCCGGAAATATTCAACACAATCGCCATCCCAATACCCATACTCAACAAGAAAATACTCGCAAATACCCTAATAACAAATGACAACATCCCACTACCAATAGCCGATATAAGGGACAGGAGAATAATAAACAAAACCAATTATAAGATTGCCTGGATGGGGGATGAAAGACCATCATACCATCCGCAAAGATGTGCTAATTGTGAAAAATGTCTCGTAGCTGAAAGATGCCCAACCCTAGCCTTCAAGAACACACTAGACCTTGAAAAATGCTTTGGATGTGGAATGTGCGCAAATTCTTGTCCAAATAATGTATTCGAGATGAGAACAGGGAAAGTCACACTCCAAACCAATAATAAAAGCATTAAAGTGCCTGTAGTATGCAGACAATCAGATATAAAACGTGCAAAGAAATTAGCTGAAGAATTAAAATACCGGATAGAATCTGGTGAATTCCCCATCAGATAA